The proteins below are encoded in one region of Reichenbachiella sp. 5M10:
- a CDS encoding LytTR family DNA-binding domain-containing protein: MALKCMVVDDDELARLMIRKYVEKTDFLELTHELSSGIEASNILLQKDNPDVDIIFLDVEMPEMSGIELMESLTSDYQVIMITSAEKYAVRAFEKNATDYLVKPFSYGRFLKAAVKANETLENLRKKAETFHELYVKSDSRIYKIVLDNILFIEAMADYVIFNTIKGKHIVHHTMKGIEKKLPSSLFGRVHRSYIINFDKVEYFEDMNVVINEKYIPVGVSYREKVFDRLNML, encoded by the coding sequence ATGGCATTGAAATGCATGGTCGTCGATGATGATGAGTTGGCAAGACTCATGATTCGCAAATACGTTGAAAAAACAGACTTTCTGGAGCTCACCCATGAACTATCCAGTGGAATCGAAGCTTCCAATATCCTCCTACAAAAAGATAACCCTGACGTAGACATCATCTTTCTAGATGTGGAAATGCCAGAAATGTCAGGAATAGAGCTAATGGAATCTTTGACGTCTGACTATCAGGTGATCATGATTACTTCTGCAGAAAAATATGCCGTTCGTGCATTCGAAAAAAATGCTACAGACTACTTAGTCAAACCTTTCAGTTATGGGAGATTCCTCAAAGCAGCGGTCAAAGCAAACGAAACATTAGAGAATCTACGTAAAAAAGCAGAGACATTCCACGAGCTTTATGTCAAGTCTGATTCACGTATCTACAAAATAGTTCTTGACAACATTCTGTTTATCGAAGCAATGGCTGACTATGTGATATTCAATACGATCAAGGGCAAGCATATCGTACACCACACCATGAAGGGAATCGAAAAAAAATTACCGAGCAGCCTGTTTGGTCGCGTTCATAGATCGTACATCATTAACTTTGACAAGGTCGAGTACTTTGAAGACATGAACGTCGTGATCAATGAAAAATACATCCCAGTGGGTGTCTCATATCGTGAGAAAGTCTTTGATAGACTCAACATGCTTTGA